The sequence TCGATATCGCGGGTCAGGCCTGGCATGTCGGCGGTTAGGCGGTTTTTGCGCTCATAACTTTTTACCACCAATCGGTTGAATAACGTCGATTTGCCAACATTGGCACGACCGATAAGGCTGATGAGGAATTGTTGATGGATGGGCTTTATCATAAGCCGCTCTATCATTTTTTAGGGCTTATGGCAAAAACCATTATAATGCTGGCCGACAAAATAAACCCGCTGAGCAACGAATACATGACAAACAATTGCACCAACCTCGGCGGCAGGGGCGATGGTGCCATATCCATCGGCAATAACATCCCCACCACCAATGACGGCAGGGTTAGCAATAATATCGATAATGCTAAGCGCAATGGCCGTGCCAGTCGGTCAATAAAAAAACCGGTGTGTAATAACAACCCAACCCCGGACGACAGCACCAACCCCAGCCATACAAATTGCCGGGACAATAGCTCATGGTGCTCATGATGCTCGCCCATGCCCGGTAACGTGGCCGGCAAAGAAATCGCCGGAATAAAAAACACCGCCAACCAAAAACAAACAACCCAAGGGAAAGCATTTTTTAAGGTGATGCGCAAATCAAGCATATAAAGGATGGCAAATAACCATAAGGACAAACTGACCGCGCTGGCCAGGTTGGCAACCATGGTGCCCGAAAACCGCGCCATCGCCAATAAATTTGGCGCGGTGCTGAGTTGTTGTTCCAACTGCTCGCCCATGGCGATAAGCGGCAGGGTAAGGAAAACCGATGTCATGGTGCTCACCGCCCCCGCCACCAGCCCGGCCAGCAATGCTCGCCAAACGCCGGATAAAAAATTTACCGGCATTTACAATATAATTATTAATGGCATGGAAAATTCAAACCATGGCGCGTGTCATGGGCCGCGTTATGCAGATTCGGTTGCGCCGAAAAAGCCGTCAGCCACAGGCCGCCACTCGCTAAGAACATCATGGCCAGGCCGAGTAAAAAACGGCTGGTCGCTGGCGACAATAGCTTGGCGTGGATATTGGTTCGGGTTTTCGCCGCGCCACCATGTTGCGCGGTGATGATAGATAATTTATTCATTTTTCACTCCTTCGGAAAAATAGTTTTTTTTTAAAAACAACCCTCTCAAACCCATGGCAATAAACCACAAGGCAGAAATTGTTGC comes from Hydrotalea sp. and encodes:
- a CDS encoding CbtB domain-containing protein — translated: MNKLSIITAQHGGAAKTRTNIHAKLLSPATSRFLLGLAMMFLASGGLWLTAFSAQPNLHNAAHDTRHGLNFPCH
- a CDS encoding CbtA family protein produces the protein MPVNFLSGVWRALLAGLVAGAVSTMTSVFLTLPLIAMGEQLEQQLSTAPNLLAMARFSGTMVANLASAVSLSLWLFAILYMLDLRITLKNAFPWVVCFWLAVFFIPAISLPATLPGMGEHHEHHELLSRQFVWLGLVLSSGVGLLLHTGFFIDRLARPLRLALSILLLTLPSLVVGMLLPMDMAPSPLPPRLVQLFVMYSLLSGFILSASIIMVFAISPKK